The Arachis hypogaea cultivar Tifrunner chromosome 16, arahy.Tifrunner.gnm2.J5K5, whole genome shotgun sequence genome contains a region encoding:
- the LOC114925502 gene encoding uncharacterized protein — protein sequence MQSKKYLYKSCYKGPDPVAIEVHKGSHVETVQQFVDARWIAAPEACWRIFKFNLYQMYPSVKRLQIHLPNQHQVSFYDHQTIPEILNDDYFSRIMLIEFFALNWEEDQQSRHLMYRKIPEYYTWHNKQKEWHQHKTQRRSIGRIYAVLPSKGENLYLRILLSNVRRQTNWDDLLTVNWV from the coding sequence ATGCAGAGTAAAAAATATCTCTATAAGAGTTGCTACAAGGGTCCAGACCCGGTTGCAATAGAAGTTCACAAAGGTTCTCATGTTGAAACGGTCCAACAGTTTGTTGATGCAAGATGGATCGCTGCTCCAGAGGCATGTTggagaatatttaaatttaaccTTTACCAAATGTATCCATCTGTGAAAAGGTTACAAATTCATTTGCCAAATCAACATCAAGTGAGCTTCTATGATCACCAAACCATTCCTGAAATACTTAACGATGATTATTTCTCTAGAATAATGCTCATTGAATTCTTTGCCCTAAATTGGGAGGAAGACCAACAATCTAGGCATCTTATGTACAGAAAAATCCCAGAGTATTATACTTGGCATAACAAGCAAAAGGAATGGCATCAGCATAAGACACAGAGGAGATCCATCGGTAGAATTTATGCTGTATTACCTTCAAAAGGAGAAAATTTGTATTTGCGTATTCTGTTATCTAATGTTAGAAGACAAACTAATTGGGATGACTTGCTAACAGTGAATTGGGTCTAA